A window of the Desulfotignum phosphitoxidans DSM 13687 genome harbors these coding sequences:
- the cooS gene encoding anaerobic carbon-monoxide dehydrogenase catalytic subunit produces the protein MPYSEKILNRSVDPATQKMLGRAEELDLETAWDRYEKMLPQCGFGELGLCCRICNMGPCRISPFEDTGPQKGICGATADIIVARNLIRMIAGGAAAHSDHGRDLAHTLLLTAQGKSGGYEIKDEIKLSALAREYRIETQGRSKEDIGLDLAESVYAEFGKQEGFVQFSRRAPKKRVELWKKAGIDPRGIDREIVEIMHRTHIGVDNDPVNLILQGLKTSIADGWGGSAIATEISDVLFGTPEPVRSMVNLGVLKHEHVNIIAHGHEPVLSEMIVAAAHDPKLVEQAKACGAAGINVVGMCCTGNEISMRHGIPIAGNFLQQELAVITGAVEAMIVDVQCIMPALGDLCECFHTKFISTSPKAKFPGAIHMEFNEEHAMEIAKEIVGTAVENYANRNKGKVFIPEDTTDCMVGFSAEAIVKALGGTLDPLLDAIKSGAIKGIAGVVGCNNVKIKHDEGHVELVKELIRNNVLVTTTGCNAIAVAKAGLMLPEASAQAGEGLRGVCQALGIPPVLHMGSCVDISRILTVCAAVANALGVDISDLPVAGAAPEWMSEKAVSIGSYVVSSGIFTVLGTVPQVLGSPLVTQILTKTANDVVGAAFAVETDPIKGAGLMIAHMDAKRKALGI, from the coding sequence ATGCCGTATTCAGAAAAAATCCTTAATAGAAGTGTTGACCCGGCAACTCAAAAAATGCTGGGACGTGCCGAAGAACTTGATCTGGAAACTGCCTGGGACCGATATGAAAAAATGCTCCCCCAATGCGGTTTCGGTGAACTGGGCTTGTGCTGCCGAATCTGCAACATGGGACCCTGCCGGATCTCTCCCTTTGAAGATACCGGTCCTCAAAAAGGGATCTGCGGTGCCACGGCAGATATCATCGTAGCTCGGAATCTTATCCGCATGATTGCAGGCGGTGCTGCCGCCCACTCTGACCATGGCCGGGACCTTGCCCACACCCTTTTACTTACGGCCCAGGGCAAAAGCGGGGGGTATGAAATTAAAGATGAAATAAAACTTTCTGCCCTTGCCCGGGAGTACCGCATTGAAACCCAGGGCAGGAGCAAAGAGGACATCGGCCTTGACCTGGCCGAAAGTGTTTATGCAGAATTCGGCAAGCAGGAAGGGTTTGTGCAGTTCAGCCGCCGGGCCCCGAAAAAACGTGTGGAACTATGGAAAAAAGCAGGGATTGATCCACGGGGTATTGATCGGGAAATTGTTGAAATCATGCACCGGACTCACATCGGTGTGGATAATGACCCGGTCAACCTGATCCTCCAGGGCCTCAAGACGTCCATTGCAGACGGCTGGGGTGGCTCTGCCATTGCCACTGAAATATCTGATGTGCTGTTCGGGACTCCGGAACCTGTCCGGTCCATGGTCAATCTGGGCGTACTCAAACACGAACACGTCAATATCATCGCCCACGGCCACGAACCCGTCCTGTCTGAAATGATTGTGGCAGCAGCCCATGACCCCAAACTGGTGGAACAGGCCAAGGCGTGTGGCGCTGCGGGAATCAATGTGGTTGGCATGTGCTGTACCGGGAATGAGATCAGCATGCGCCACGGCATCCCCATTGCCGGGAACTTTTTGCAGCAGGAACTGGCCGTGATTACCGGAGCGGTGGAAGCCATGATTGTGGATGTCCAATGTATCATGCCGGCGTTGGGTGATTTGTGCGAATGCTTCCACACCAAATTTATTTCCACATCCCCCAAGGCGAAATTTCCCGGTGCCATCCATATGGAATTCAATGAAGAACACGCCATGGAGATTGCAAAAGAAATCGTTGGTACGGCGGTTGAAAATTATGCCAACCGGAATAAAGGCAAAGTGTTTATCCCTGAAGATACGACAGACTGTATGGTGGGGTTCAGCGCTGAAGCCATTGTCAAAGCGTTGGGCGGCACCCTTGATCCCCTGCTGGATGCGATCAAATCCGGCGCAATTAAAGGGATTGCAGGGGTTGTCGGGTGCAACAATGTGAAAATAAAACATGATGAAGGCCACGTCGAACTGGTAAAAGAACTCATAAGAAACAATGTCCTGGTCACCACAACGGGCTGCAACGCCATTGCCGTTGCCAAGGCCGGTTTGATGCTGCCCGAAGCCTCAGCCCAGGCAGGGGAAGGGCTCAGGGGTGTCTGCCAAGCCCTTGGGATACCGCCGGTACTCCACATGGGATCCTGTGTGGATATCAGCCGGATACTGACAGTGTGTGCAGCTGTTGCCAATGCCCTGGGCGTGGATATCAGCGATCTTCCCGTGGCGGGTGCTGCTCCCGAGTGGATGAGCGAGAAAGCGGTGAGTATCGGTTCCTATGTGGTGTCATCCGGTATTTTTACCGTGCTGGGAACCGTTCCCCAGGTGTTGGGAAGCCCTTTGGTAACCCAAATTTTGACCAAAACCGCCAATGATGTGGTGGGGGCCGCCTTTGCTGTTGAAACCGATCCCATAAAAGGCGCCGGACTCATGATTGCGCATATGGATGCGAAACGCAAGGCACTGGGGATTTAA
- a CDS encoding 4Fe-4S dicluster domain-containing protein has translation MTLPKEIFVKSDRCVGCNSCIMACAVEHSQSKTLFGAIGESQTPKSRIYVEWAAPNKKIPLVCRQCEDAPCMYACISGAITRNADGVVITDTDKCIGCWTCVMVCPYGVIGRHLEAGKAYRCDRCPDRDVPACVSACPTGALVFQTVPAYSKSVRKKASQELAKVKGE, from the coding sequence ATGACACTGCCAAAAGAAATTTTCGTTAAATCCGACCGATGTGTGGGGTGTAACTCCTGTATCATGGCCTGCGCCGTTGAACACTCCCAGAGCAAAACCCTTTTCGGTGCCATTGGAGAATCACAGACACCTAAAAGCCGTATCTATGTGGAATGGGCCGCCCCGAATAAAAAAATTCCCCTGGTCTGCAGGCAATGCGAGGATGCCCCCTGCATGTACGCCTGCATCAGCGGTGCCATCACCCGCAATGCGGACGGGGTGGTTATCACCGATACGGACAAGTGCATTGGCTGCTGGACCTGTGTGATGGTCTGTCCCTATGGGGTGATCGGACGTCATCTGGAAGCCGGCAAGGCCTATCGCTGCGACCGGTGCCCGGACCGGGATGTCCCGGCCTGTGTTTCTGCCTGTCCCACCGGGGCGCTGGTTTTTCAAACGGTCCCGGCCTATTCAAAGTCAGTCAGAAAAAAGGCCTCCCAGGAACTTGCAAAAGTGAAAGGGGAATAA
- a CDS encoding oxidoreductase — translation MYNNLFSEITIKGLTLKNRLTMAPLYLGYAGEGGTVSNMLLDHYRLMAGSGVAMVVVENATVDHPCGSGSNRTLRADTDDNLDGLKRLSAVIKQEGALACLQINHAGRFAHATQEPVAPSAVNTFGRMPRALDREEIASVMVKYAEAAARAKSAGFDMVELHGGTGYLLAQFLSPRTNHRTDEYGGSLENRQRFALGVLSQVKKAVGEIPVGYRFLADEWLPDGLKPEESRQFAISLAKEGIDYISVMGGTYESFLLPEILEKSRQEGYMLDLAAEIRAQVDVPVIAAGRFATGAFADRAIRDGKTDLIGLARVLWADPKWPEKIHGGREDDIIHCDPDCLNGGACMQMVMKGRPAFCVAWPAEKMKAWKTKFI, via the coding sequence ATGTATAATAACCTGTTTTCTGAAATAACCATAAAAGGCCTGACCCTGAAAAATCGTCTGACCATGGCACCGCTTTATCTGGGATATGCCGGTGAGGGCGGAACGGTTAGTAATATGCTGCTCGATCATTACCGGCTGATGGCCGGCAGTGGCGTGGCCATGGTTGTGGTTGAAAATGCCACGGTGGATCACCCTTGCGGCAGTGGTTCCAACCGAACGCTTCGGGCGGACACCGACGACAACCTGGATGGGTTGAAAAGGCTCTCTGCTGTGATTAAACAAGAGGGGGCGCTGGCCTGTCTGCAGATTAATCATGCCGGTCGGTTTGCCCATGCGACCCAAGAGCCTGTGGCGCCCTCTGCCGTGAATACCTTTGGCAGGATGCCCCGGGCTTTGGACCGAGAAGAGATCGCATCGGTTATGGTCAAATATGCCGAGGCTGCGGCCAGGGCAAAATCCGCCGGGTTTGACATGGTGGAACTGCATGGGGGAACCGGTTACCTGCTGGCTCAATTTCTTTCTCCAAGAACCAATCATCGCACTGATGAATACGGGGGCAGCCTGGAAAATCGTCAGCGATTTGCCCTGGGGGTATTGTCCCAGGTCAAAAAAGCGGTGGGTGAAATCCCTGTGGGGTATCGATTTTTAGCTGACGAATGGCTTCCGGATGGATTGAAGCCGGAAGAATCGCGTCAATTTGCAATAAGCCTTGCCAAAGAAGGCATTGATTATATTTCTGTCATGGGCGGTACCTATGAATCTTTTCTTTTGCCTGAAATTTTGGAAAAATCCAGGCAGGAGGGGTATATGCTGGACCTGGCCGCTGAAATCCGCGCGCAAGTCGATGTGCCGGTGATTGCTGCCGGCCGTTTTGCCACCGGTGCATTTGCGGACCGGGCTATCCGTGACGGGAAAACCGACCTTATTGGTCTGGCGCGGGTGCTCTGGGCTGATCCGAAATGGCCCGAAAAGATTCATGGCGGCCGGGAGGATGACATTATTCACTGTGATCCGGATTGCCTTAACGGCGGGGCGTGCATGCAGATGGTCATGAAAGGCCGGCCGGCATTCTGTGTGGCATGGCCGGCAGAGAAGATGAAGGCCTGGAAAACAAAATTTATTTGA
- a CDS encoding protein kinase family protein has protein sequence MLQRMNYLHVYTRPLRNHPFSDGMAEKITQIPVSSIILDESIYPRKAVGRSRQTVDAYIADLRAVTLMGRDIKIFCMHHLGMPQERMAQRLGLDQKTIHRHLGKMPIRAFCLNDDLSRGFTVAQVAEKHGWPEPLVWSLALEGKNDHDRFKALGWGFRTWSSLIRPIMTKKQAIMMRTAFPGCPETIIWIFWRRFLPE, from the coding sequence ATGCTTCAAAGGATGAATTATTTACACGTTTATACGAGGCCATTACGGAATCATCCATTTTCTGATGGCATGGCGGAAAAAATCACCCAAATCCCTGTCTCTTCAATTATTCTTGATGAGTCGATTTATCCCAGAAAAGCCGTCGGCCGATCAAGGCAGACTGTGGACGCTTACATCGCCGATCTTCGCGCAGTGACCCTGATGGGCAGAGACATCAAAATATTTTGCATGCACCACCTGGGCATGCCCCAGGAACGGATGGCACAGCGGCTCGGCCTGGATCAAAAAACAATTCATCGTCATTTAGGCAAAATGCCAATACGGGCATTTTGCCTAAATGATGATTTATCCCGGGGATTCACCGTGGCCCAGGTGGCTGAAAAGCACGGTTGGCCTGAGCCCCTGGTCTGGTCCCTGGCGCTGGAGGGTAAAAATGATCATGACCGATTCAAAGCACTTGGCTGGGGATTCCGGACCTGGTCCTCTTTGATCCGCCCTATTATGACAAAAAAGCAGGCGATTATGATGAGAACAGCATTTCCAGGCTGCCCAGAAACGATTATCTGGATTTTCTGGCGGCGTTTTTTGCCCGAATGA
- a CDS encoding helix-turn-helix domain-containing protein, whose translation MAKKRVIISPALEDLLSTVGENIKLARLRRKITATMLAERAGISRVTLRKVENGESSVTMAIYANVLFCLGLEKDLLRLAGDDPLGRRLQDAELTHTTERVAKRKK comes from the coding sequence ATGGCAAAAAAAAGAGTGATAATCTCACCTGCACTGGAAGATCTTCTATCGACGGTCGGAGAAAACATCAAACTTGCGCGCTTACGTCGCAAAATTACTGCGACCATGCTGGCAGAGCGTGCTGGTATTAGTCGTGTTACCTTAAGAAAAGTTGAGAATGGTGAAAGCAGTGTCACAATGGCTATTTATGCCAATGTTCTTTTTTGTCTCGGCCTTGAAAAGGATTTATTACGACTTGCCGGGGATGATCCTTTGGGGCGGCGCTTACAAGATGCTGAATTGACTCATACAACTGAGCGTGTCGCTAAGAGGAAGAAGTAA
- a CDS encoding type II toxin-antitoxin system VapC family toxin, protein MNIIDSSAWLEYFSDGPNAESFSIPINDENALIVPVITVYEVFKVVLRESTENDALQAIAAMQKGRVIELTQSLAIEASKLSLHQSLPMADSIILATAKKHDCTIWTQDADFKDIKGVNYFAKKNK, encoded by the coding sequence ATGAATATAATCGATTCGTCTGCATGGCTTGAATATTTTTCTGACGGACCAAACGCGGAGTCTTTTTCAATTCCCATCAACGATGAAAATGCTTTGATAGTCCCGGTAATTACAGTTTATGAAGTATTTAAAGTTGTACTTCGTGAAAGCACTGAAAATGATGCTCTGCAAGCAATAGCTGCTATGCAAAAAGGCCGTGTGATTGAACTGACACAGAGTTTGGCTATTGAAGCATCAAAGCTCAGCTTACATCAAAGTCTTCCTATGGCAGATAGTATCATCCTTGCTACTGCAAAAAAACATGATTGCACGATATGGACGCAAGATGCTGATTTTAAGGATATTAAAGGGGTCAACTATTTTGCTAAAAAAAATAAATAG
- a CDS encoding AbrB/MazE/SpoVT family DNA-binding domain-containing protein: MQTVIVSPKYQVVIPKAIRETLKLKPGQKMRVIEYENRIELIPDREISELRGFLKGIDIEFSREGDRV; this comes from the coding sequence ATGCAAACTGTTATTGTATCACCTAAATATCAAGTCGTTATCCCTAAGGCAATCAGGGAAACATTAAAACTCAAACCTGGCCAAAAAATGCGTGTAATTGAGTATGAAAATCGCATTGAATTGATACCCGACCGCGAGATTTCCGAGTTGCGCGGTTTTCTGAAAGGAATTGATATAGAGTTCTCTCGTGAGGGGGATCGGGTATGA
- a CDS encoding NAD(P)/FAD-dependent oxidoreductase — MHTPYLIVGGSAAGMAAAHAIRMRDPDRPITVLTEEPDKPYFRPMIPFVVSGKKAARDMAMEGAGPYTQKNIRVETGSCVVSVDTRARKVFLDDGRSVAYEKILFATGSRPYIPPEIQGTQTQGVFALRTLDHARDMAARAGNTNHAVLIGGGLLNLKAAFALLELKIKVTLVVFSPEVLSQLMDPEDAVLIRKALDDAGLVIKNRSAVIGIQSDHTGVTGVVLDDNSEIACEMVCIGKGVRPNVEFLEGSGIQLEKGIVADRHTACSQPGAFAAGDVAVTHDPISGEPVMTALWTNAVEMGRCAGLNMAGLPTAYSGTFGILNATQVAKMPFVSMGMVHTRELDCEIHCHTTRTAHRKMVFSPDGDRLMGMVLVGDIRNAGLYRQVIQEKMAVERFKQEIIHHSLHWGIMIR; from the coding sequence ATGCACACACCTTACCTGATTGTCGGGGGAAGTGCCGCAGGAATGGCTGCGGCACACGCCATCCGAATGCGGGATCCGGACCGCCCCATCACCGTATTGACCGAGGAACCCGACAAACCCTATTTCAGGCCAATGATCCCCTTTGTGGTTTCAGGCAAAAAAGCTGCCCGGGATATGGCAATGGAAGGCGCAGGACCCTATACCCAGAAAAATATCCGTGTAGAAACCGGAAGTTGTGTGGTTTCCGTTGACACCCGTGCCAGAAAGGTCTTCTTGGACGACGGCAGATCCGTGGCATACGAAAAAATTTTGTTTGCCACGGGAAGCCGTCCCTATATCCCGCCGGAGATTCAGGGGACACAAACCCAGGGAGTGTTTGCCTTGAGAACCCTTGACCATGCAAGAGATATGGCGGCCCGGGCAGGCAACACAAACCATGCGGTCCTTATCGGGGGGGGGCTTCTCAACCTCAAGGCGGCCTTTGCCCTGCTGGAACTTAAGATCAAGGTCACGTTGGTGGTTTTTTCCCCTGAAGTTTTGTCCCAGCTCATGGACCCGGAAGATGCCGTATTGATCCGAAAAGCCCTGGATGATGCCGGGCTTGTAATCAAAAACCGATCAGCCGTCATTGGCATCCAATCCGATCACACCGGTGTAACCGGGGTGGTTCTGGATGATAACTCTGAAATCGCCTGTGAAATGGTCTGCATCGGCAAAGGGGTCAGGCCCAATGTAGAATTTCTTGAGGGCAGCGGCATTCAATTGGAAAAGGGGATTGTGGCCGACCGGCATACGGCCTGCAGTCAGCCCGGCGCCTTTGCTGCCGGGGATGTGGCGGTGACCCATGACCCCATATCCGGTGAACCGGTCATGACCGCCCTTTGGACCAATGCCGTGGAAATGGGACGGTGTGCCGGGTTGAACATGGCCGGGTTGCCCACGGCCTATTCGGGAACCTTCGGCATCCTGAACGCAACCCAGGTTGCCAAAATGCCCTTTGTTTCAATGGGAATGGTACACACCCGTGAACTGGACTGCGAAATCCACTGCCATACCACCCGGACCGCCCACCGGAAAATGGTGTTCAGCCCGGATGGTGACCGGCTCATGGGAATGGTATTGGTGGGTGACATCCGCAATGCCGGACTCTATCGACAGGTTATCCAGGAAAAGATGGCAGTCGAACGATTTAAACAGGAAATCATTCATCACTCCCTTCACTGGGGTATAATGATCCGGTAA
- a CDS encoding PAS domain S-box protein → MAEKPTYEELKKRVAELEQKVDQNNTAAISNPPELFSVLMEAFRYIPRCKTFEDAAREIFEHCKKLTGARSGYVALLSENGEGNEVLFLDAGGMPCDVDPNLPMPIRGLREIAYKTKEVAFDNSFSESPWMEYMPEGHVRLENVLFAPLNIEKKTVGVIGIANKDGGFNEFDVQISKILGDLAAVALYYARSQENLRENETKLRSMLNASPLAIVLLNRSGCILDSNEEHASRLNVSRDEILGRCLWELLPKEVLAHRRRQVEEVFETGKPYTGEDRRNDIWNQYHIHPAIIDQFGKVQAVIVEAIDITEQKQQAEALEESKAFLDNMSDIAYIADDQGNLTWVNSAARRMTGFLPEELIGKPFLPLFIEEDHASLMDVYQRTLNGESLENTLTFKTGITCHFTSLPKRSSQGDIIGTFGVARDISKRLAAEHALRTSEARLKRAQKMAKVGNWEYDIATGKVWGSEEAFRIYGIERMSEFLPLDEVESHITDAKRVYQALEDLIVRNKPYDIEFQINPKNRKESIHVHSMAEMVFDGNGKPEKVVGVIQDITESKQAEKILQKNHEMLKRTEAMASIGSWEWDAQHDQTYWSEELFKIFGRGPAEGAPPFAEQSELYASGDIQRLRDAVEICVKRGTPYEIELGAVRPDGEIRHCVSRGQPQYDENGNVFRLTGSFQDITDRKQDELERNRLEARLSQAQKMESIGSLAGGIAHDFNNILFPIVGLSEMMLDDFPPGSLEQQNLNEIFLAGKRGRDLIQQILSFSRQTNHQPIPVHIQKILKEVMKLCRATIPADITVSLDIQTDCGPVMADPTQIHQIAMNLITNAYHAVEHVGGTISIRLMEKDVSSTDDPAGDLAPGRYAMVSVSDTGIGIDGAVINKIFDPYFTTKEKGRGTGLGLATVYGIVSAHGGDIRVISDVGKGAAFHVYLPLMEKTQAAEPEKTMTPLPTGTEHILLVDDEKSIVHLEKQMLERLGYQTSVYTSSRDALAAFKTEPPRFDLVITDMNMPDMNGMQLATQLNAIRPDIPIILCTGFSERIDNKKAKTIGIRGLLMKPAGMKDFAQKVQEVLDTTKKRGK, encoded by the coding sequence ATGGCTGAAAAACCCACCTATGAAGAGTTGAAAAAAAGGGTTGCTGAATTAGAGCAAAAGGTCGATCAGAATAATACAGCGGCAATATCAAATCCGCCGGAGTTATTTTCTGTTTTAATGGAGGCTTTCCGGTACATTCCACGCTGCAAAACATTCGAAGATGCCGCCAGGGAAATATTTGAGCATTGCAAAAAACTGACCGGCGCACGCTCAGGATATGTTGCGCTTCTCTCTGAAAATGGTGAAGGCAATGAAGTGCTTTTTCTAGATGCCGGTGGAATGCCGTGCGACGTCGATCCGAATCTTCCCATGCCGATCAGGGGGCTGCGGGAAATAGCTTATAAAACAAAAGAGGTGGCTTTTGACAACTCTTTTTCCGAAAGCCCCTGGATGGAATATATGCCGGAAGGGCATGTGAGGCTCGAGAATGTCCTTTTCGCTCCCCTGAATATTGAAAAGAAAACAGTAGGGGTTATTGGCATCGCCAATAAGGACGGGGGCTTCAATGAGTTCGACGTCCAAATATCAAAAATTCTGGGTGATCTTGCTGCCGTAGCGCTGTACTATGCAAGGTCACAGGAAAATTTACGGGAAAATGAAACCAAACTGCGCTCGATGCTGAATGCTTCTCCCCTGGCCATTGTCCTCTTAAATCGCAGCGGCTGCATTCTTGACTCCAACGAGGAACACGCCAGTCGACTGAACGTGAGTCGGGATGAAATCCTTGGACGGTGTTTATGGGAATTATTGCCAAAAGAGGTTCTGGCTCATAGAAGAAGGCAGGTGGAAGAGGTATTTGAAACAGGCAAGCCCTACACAGGTGAGGATAGAAGAAATGATATTTGGAATCAATATCATATTCATCCAGCCATTATTGATCAATTCGGAAAGGTGCAGGCAGTCATTGTCGAAGCCATTGATATCACTGAACAAAAGCAGCAAGCAGAAGCGCTTGAAGAATCAAAGGCATTTCTCGACAACATGTCCGATATCGCCTATATTGCAGACGATCAGGGGAATCTGACATGGGTCAATTCCGCTGCCAGGCGAATGACGGGATTTCTGCCTGAAGAACTTATCGGCAAGCCATTTCTACCCCTCTTTATCGAAGAAGATCATGCCTCTCTAATGGACGTATATCAGAGAACATTGAATGGAGAGAGTTTGGAAAACACGCTGACATTCAAAACGGGTATTACCTGTCATTTCACCAGTCTGCCCAAACGTAGCAGTCAGGGTGATATCATCGGAACTTTCGGTGTGGCAAGGGACATCTCCAAACGGCTGGCAGCGGAACATGCCCTCCGAACAAGCGAAGCCCGTCTGAAAAGAGCCCAAAAAATGGCTAAGGTTGGTAACTGGGAATATGATATTGCCACGGGCAAAGTATGGGGTTCGGAGGAGGCATTTCGCATTTACGGCATTGAGCGGATGTCTGAATTTCTTCCTCTTGATGAAGTCGAAAGTCATATCACTGATGCAAAAAGAGTGTACCAGGCCCTTGAGGATTTAATCGTCCGGAACAAACCCTATGACATTGAATTCCAGATCAACCCGAAAAACAGAAAAGAATCGATCCATGTTCATTCGATGGCGGAAATGGTTTTTGATGGAAATGGCAAGCCGGAAAAGGTGGTGGGTGTCATTCAGGACATCACGGAATCAAAACAGGCTGAAAAGATCCTGCAAAAAAACCATGAAATGCTCAAGCGTACCGAAGCCATGGCCAGTATCGGCAGTTGGGAGTGGGATGCTCAACATGACCAGACGTACTGGTCGGAAGAATTGTTCAAAATATTTGGACGGGGTCCCGCAGAGGGCGCCCCTCCCTTTGCGGAGCAATCGGAATTATATGCGAGCGGTGACATACAGCGTTTAAGAGATGCTGTTGAGATCTGCGTTAAGCGGGGAACGCCATACGAAATTGAGCTGGGAGCCGTTCGGCCGGATGGTGAAATAAGGCATTGCGTTTCCAGGGGACAACCCCAATACGATGAGAATGGAAATGTGTTCCGGCTTACTGGATCGTTCCAGGATATTACCGACCGAAAGCAGGATGAACTGGAGAGAAATCGTCTTGAAGCGCGGTTATCACAGGCCCAGAAAATGGAATCCATCGGGTCTCTTGCCGGGGGGATTGCCCATGACTTCAACAATATTCTGTTTCCCATTGTAGGGCTGTCTGAAATGATGCTGGATGATTTTCCTCCCGGCAGCCTGGAACAGCAGAATCTGAATGAAATCTTTCTGGCCGGCAAAAGAGGGCGGGACCTGATCCAGCAGATCCTGTCTTTCAGCCGCCAGACGAATCACCAGCCGATACCGGTTCATATCCAGAAAATCCTCAAAGAGGTGATGAAACTCTGCCGTGCCACCATTCCTGCTGATATCACCGTTTCCCTGGATATTCAGACCGACTGCGGTCCGGTCATGGCAGATCCCACCCAGATCCACCAGATCGCCATGAACCTGATCACCAATGCCTATCATGCAGTGGAACATGTCGGCGGAACCATATCGATTCGGCTGATGGAAAAGGATGTGTCATCAACGGATGATCCGGCTGGTGACCTGGCGCCGGGCCGTTATGCCATGGTGTCAGTTTCCGACACCGGCATTGGGATTGACGGGGCAGTGATAAACAAGATATTTGACCCGTATTTCACCACCAAGGAAAAAGGAAGGGGAACCGGCCTGGGCCTTGCCACGGTTTACGGTATCGTAAGCGCTCATGGGGGAGATATCAGGGTGATCAGTGACGTCGGCAAAGGGGCCGCTTTTCATGTCTACCTGCCGCTGATGGAAAAAACACAGGCAGCTGAACCTGAAAAAACAATGACCCCGCTTCCCACAGGAACGGAACATATCCTTCTCGTGGATGACGAAAAATCCATTGTTCACCTTGAAAAGCAGATGCTGGAAAGACTCGGATACCAAACCAGCGTTTATACCAGCAGCAGGGACGCCCTGGCCGCGTTCAAAACAGAGCCGCCGCGGTTTGACCTGGTCATTACAGATATGAATATGCCGGATATGAACGGCATGCAGCTTGCCACGCAATTGAATGCCATCAGGCCGGATATCCCCATCATCCTGTGCACGGGATTCAGTGAAAGGATAGACAATAAAAAAGCGAAAACTATTGGGATTAGAGGATTGCTGATGAAACCAGCGGGAATGAAGGATTTTGCCCAAAAAGTACAAGAAGTATTAGACACAACTAAAAAGAGGGGTAAGTAA